Proteins from a genomic interval of Myxococcales bacterium:
- a CDS encoding AAA family ATPase — protein sequence MIDNRAPLGAEGVRLGAKLREVARVLDERFLGRGEVVRLLLVCLVAGEHMLIVGPPGTAKSALLRHLSRLVDARFFEYLLTRFSEPSEIFGPIDIKAFREGTYVRRTEAMLPEAEIVFLDEIFKANSAILNSLLSILNERRFFVGSERRKVPLSSLFGATNEVPNDDALGALFDRFLIRAVADNLDSFHFQSLVERGIRNEIAESSGADALVRPLVHLDEIRALQGRMDAVLRFPDDFLVRYKALISQMRAEGVSISDRRVVKLLKLFVANALMDGRGTVDESDFFILKHVWNSVDQVPLLAEIVEPVLERHYREHPEARRLDVGVADLDTLLAELGAIRNLLLGGETLSDVMLFSQLRNLQDIRAALQAIDTDTARRMVSEVDNLLEGVFESSRWNG from the coding sequence ATGATCGACAACCGGGCTCCTTTGGGCGCCGAGGGCGTTCGCCTCGGAGCCAAGCTTCGCGAGGTGGCCCGTGTGCTCGACGAGCGGTTCTTGGGTCGCGGCGAGGTGGTGCGGCTGCTCTTGGTCTGCTTGGTCGCGGGCGAGCACATGCTGATCGTGGGCCCTCCCGGGACTGCCAAGTCGGCGCTGCTGCGGCACCTCTCTCGCCTGGTCGACGCACGTTTTTTCGAGTACCTGCTGACGCGCTTTTCGGAGCCCAGCGAGATCTTCGGCCCGATCGACATCAAGGCGTTTCGCGAAGGCACCTACGTCCGTCGCACCGAGGCTATGCTGCCCGAGGCCGAGATCGTCTTCCTCGACGAGATCTTCAAGGCCAATTCCGCCATCCTGAACTCCCTGCTCTCGATCTTGAACGAGCGCCGGTTCTTCGTGGGCAGCGAGCGGCGCAAGGTTCCCCTGAGCTCGCTCTTTGGAGCCACGAACGAGGTTCCGAACGACGATGCCTTGGGGGCACTCTTCGACCGTTTTTTGATTCGTGCGGTGGCGGATAACCTCGACAGCTTCCACTTTCAGTCGCTCGTCGAGCGTGGCATCCGTAACGAAATCGCCGAGAGCTCGGGCGCCGACGCGCTCGTGCGCCCACTCGTGCACCTCGACGAGATTCGGGCTTTGCAGGGGCGCATGGATGCCGTGCTCCGGTTCCCGGACGATTTTCTCGTGCGCTATAAGGCCTTGATCTCGCAGATGCGGGCCGAAGGGGTGTCCATCTCCGATCGACGTGTCGTCAAGCTTCTCAAGCTCTTCGTGGCGAATGCACTGATGGACGGCCGCGGGACGGTGGATGAAAGCGACTTTTTCATTCTCAAGCACGTCTGGAACAGCGTGGATCAGGTTCCCTTGCTGGCCGAGATCGTGGAACCCGTGCTCGAGCGGCACTACCGTGAGCATCCAGAGGCCCGACGTCTCGACGTGGGCGTGGCCGATCTGGACACCTTGCTCGCGGAGCTGGGAGCCATCCGCAATCTTCTGCTCGGTGGCGAGACGCTCTCGGACGTGATGCTGTTCTCGCAGCTTCGGAACTTGCAGGACATTCGAGCTGCTTTGCAGGCCATTGACACCGACACCGCTCGCCGTATGGTGAGCGAGGTGGATAACCTGCTGGAAGGCGTGTTCGAGTCCTCGCGATGGAACGGGTAA
- a CDS encoding insulinase family protein, protein MYTPRRQASPYLLIAMATAGLFACAHVPPQQTPAAPDEAPTGLPAQALPPLPLDPAVDKGTLANGLTYYVRENARPDKRAALRLVVNAGSVLEDDDQRGLAHLIEHMAFNGTRLFEKQEIVNTLEKAGVKFGQHTNAYTGFDETVYMLEVPTDDPALLEQGLLILQQFASAVTFDPVELDKERGVVVEEWRMGRGAETRVMDQQLPVLFKGSRYANRLPIGDKKVLETASLATVKRFYEDWYRPELMSVVAVGDFDGAKVKALIEKLFTPLTNPNPPRPRPSFPVPAHDEPRVSVVTDKELAQSTLSVVHTMPARGKATREDYRRMVLESLFHDMMNARLAELTKTAEPPFLAAFSGTERLVRASDVFVQMAIVDPAKSTEALAALARETERVDKHGFTPTELSRAQASLLRALQSLTEEKTKTLSSRLADEMVRNALTGEAMPGIEAELALHEEILPTVTLDELNRMARAGATRNRVLLLSAPAGTALPEAATLLTTFAAVEHEPLAPFVDRVAQGPLLPHAPLPGRIVDEASIGELDVTAWTLSNGARVLWKKTMFKNDEVLFTALSPGGHSRVNDVDYSTALYADGVVEQGGLGTFGPVELEKALAGKIVSVGPYIGELEEGLSGRSAPRDLLSLFELIHLSFTAPRVDADAFAAWKTQQRTALAHRSADPGAAFADALTELLHGRHPRRRPPSLERLERVDMERALALYRERFSDASGFTFVFVGNLDEATLRPWVEAYLASLPATPLPRRTSAKPKETWKDVGAKLATGRHELEVRRGVEPKAEVELLFTGKMPWSREAELDLAALASALGIKLREVVREELSGTYSINVSHNLSRRPRQEYQIGISFTCAPDRVEALTQVVRSELEAVRVHGLSEDYVTKVKMAARRQHELNLQQNGFWLRVLADAARFDDDPRIVLSAPLRIETLSTSRLQAMAKKVFDTRHHMRAVLRPEGSRSTAGAENRGKAAPRSGALEKEHVLTTR, encoded by the coding sequence ATGTACACCCCACGACGACAAGCTTCCCCCTACCTGCTCATTGCGATGGCCACCGCGGGGCTCTTCGCCTGCGCTCACGTACCCCCACAGCAGACGCCGGCAGCCCCAGATGAGGCACCGACCGGGCTGCCAGCTCAGGCGTTGCCGCCGCTCCCTCTCGATCCCGCCGTGGACAAAGGGACTCTTGCCAACGGGCTGACCTACTACGTGCGCGAGAATGCGCGCCCGGACAAGCGCGCCGCGCTGCGCCTCGTCGTCAACGCAGGCTCGGTGCTGGAAGACGACGACCAACGTGGACTTGCCCACCTCATCGAGCACATGGCCTTCAACGGGACCCGCTTGTTCGAGAAGCAGGAGATTGTGAACACCCTCGAGAAAGCAGGGGTGAAGTTTGGCCAGCACACCAATGCCTACACGGGATTCGACGAAACCGTCTACATGCTGGAGGTGCCCACAGACGACCCCGCCCTGCTGGAACAGGGCCTGCTCATCCTCCAACAGTTCGCCAGCGCCGTGACCTTCGACCCCGTGGAGCTCGACAAGGAGCGAGGCGTGGTGGTGGAGGAGTGGCGCATGGGTCGCGGGGCCGAGACCCGTGTGATGGACCAACAGCTCCCCGTGCTGTTCAAAGGTAGCCGCTATGCCAACCGACTCCCGATCGGCGACAAGAAGGTTTTGGAGACGGCTTCCCTCGCCACGGTCAAGCGCTTCTACGAAGACTGGTACCGCCCAGAGTTGATGTCGGTGGTGGCTGTGGGCGATTTCGATGGTGCAAAGGTCAAGGCGCTCATCGAGAAGCTCTTCACGCCGCTCACGAACCCAAACCCGCCCCGGCCCCGCCCCTCTTTTCCCGTGCCGGCACACGATGAGCCCCGGGTCAGTGTGGTGACCGACAAGGAGCTGGCCCAGAGCACACTGAGCGTGGTCCACACCATGCCCGCGCGGGGCAAGGCGACACGCGAAGACTACCGCCGCATGGTGCTGGAAAGCCTCTTTCACGACATGATGAACGCGCGGCTCGCCGAGCTGACGAAGACGGCGGAGCCCCCGTTTTTGGCGGCGTTCTCGGGAACGGAACGCCTCGTGCGTGCCAGCGACGTGTTTGTCCAGATGGCCATCGTGGACCCGGCCAAGAGCACCGAAGCGCTGGCTGCGCTGGCTCGCGAAACGGAGCGGGTGGACAAGCACGGCTTCACCCCCACCGAACTCTCGCGGGCGCAAGCGAGTCTGTTGCGAGCCCTGCAAAGCCTGACGGAGGAAAAAACGAAGACCCTCTCATCACGGCTTGCCGACGAGATGGTGCGCAACGCCCTGACGGGCGAGGCCATGCCGGGCATCGAGGCTGAGCTGGCCTTGCACGAAGAGATCTTGCCGACGGTGACCTTGGACGAGCTCAATCGGATGGCCCGGGCGGGAGCCACGCGCAACCGCGTGCTCTTGCTTTCTGCGCCCGCGGGCACAGCGTTGCCCGAAGCCGCCACGCTGCTGACCACCTTCGCCGCGGTGGAGCACGAGCCCCTCGCACCGTTCGTGGACCGCGTGGCGCAGGGCCCCCTGTTGCCGCACGCACCCCTGCCCGGCCGCATCGTCGACGAGGCGTCGATCGGGGAGCTGGACGTCACCGCTTGGACGCTCTCGAACGGCGCCCGCGTCCTGTGGAAAAAAACGATGTTCAAGAACGACGAAGTGTTGTTCACGGCACTGAGCCCGGGTGGGCATTCCCGAGTGAACGATGTCGATTATTCCACGGCGCTTTACGCCGACGGCGTTGTCGAACAGGGCGGTCTTGGGACCTTCGGGCCCGTCGAGCTCGAAAAGGCCCTGGCGGGAAAGATCGTTTCGGTGGGCCCCTACATCGGTGAGCTCGAGGAGGGCCTTTCGGGCCGCAGCGCCCCCCGCGACCTGCTGTCCCTCTTCGAGTTGATTCATCTTTCCTTTACGGCGCCACGGGTCGATGCCGACGCCTTTGCCGCCTGGAAGACCCAGCAGCGAACCGCCCTCGCACACCGTTCCGCCGATCCAGGAGCAGCCTTCGCCGACGCGCTCACGGAATTGCTACATGGCCGGCACCCACGCCGGCGCCCGCCCAGTCTGGAACGTCTCGAGCGGGTGGATATGGAGCGCGCGCTGGCGCTCTACAGAGAGCGATTTTCCGATGCCAGCGGATTCACCTTCGTATTCGTCGGGAACCTGGATGAAGCGACCCTGCGCCCGTGGGTCGAGGCCTACCTTGCGTCCCTGCCCGCCACGCCGCTCCCGCGTCGTACCAGCGCCAAACCGAAAGAGACCTGGAAAGACGTGGGCGCCAAGCTGGCTACGGGCAGGCACGAGCTAGAGGTCCGGCGAGGCGTCGAGCCCAAAGCGGAAGTTGAACTTCTCTTCACGGGAAAAATGCCGTGGTCCCGGGAGGCAGAGCTGGATTTGGCCGCACTGGCCAGCGCGCTCGGCATCAAGCTGCGCGAGGTGGTTCGCGAAGAGCTTTCGGGCACCTACAGCATCAATGTGTCCCACAACCTGTCGCGCAGACCTCGCCAGGAGTACCAGATAGGCATCAGCTTCACCTGCGCGCCGGATCGGGTGGAGGCGCTCACCCAGGTGGTCCGGAGCGAACTCGAGGCCGTCCGCGTGCACGGCTTGAGCGAGGACTACGTCACCAAAGTCAAGATGGCCGCGCGCCGACAACACGAGCTGAATCTCCAGCAAAACGGGTTTTGGCTGCGCGTGCTCGCGGACGCCGCCCGCTTCGATGACGATCCCCGCATCGTCTTGTCTGCCCCCCTTCGCATCGAGACCCTCTCCACATCGCGGCTTCAAGCGATGGCCAAGAAGGTCTTCGATACGAGACATCACATGCGCGCGGTGCTTCGCCCGGAAGGCTCACGTTCCACGGCAGGAGCGGAAAACCGCGGGAAGGCGGCACCGCGGTCAGGCGCGCTCGAGAAAGAGCACGTGCTCACGACGCGGTGA
- a CDS encoding fibro-slime domain-containing protein — MQMHVVAGRWAVLTLAFAVASGCGAERGEGSGVGGNGLGGSAGAGNSSPSVRGGRGGSADFGIDFPDKLEGGGGNGGQETSDDCGQLVAIVRDMSDTHEDFERGEYNLGLLQGLVKTSLDADGKPAYAHNGATRITSQQTFSQWYRDIPGVNERFEVPLPLQQTSAGVFVYDNDSFFPLDDKGFGNQKRIHNYHFTTEIRGGFKYRGGEKFKFRGDDDVWVFVNGKLALDLGGVHGVETATIDFDTRARDLGIEVGKTYTFDVFHAERHTKASNFRMETSIECLTVPVL; from the coding sequence ATGCAGATGCACGTCGTTGCGGGTCGTTGGGCCGTGTTGACCCTCGCGTTTGCCGTTGCGAGCGGCTGCGGGGCCGAACGCGGTGAGGGGTCCGGGGTCGGGGGCAACGGACTCGGTGGAAGCGCGGGCGCAGGGAACTCGTCGCCGTCCGTCAGGGGCGGCCGCGGCGGTTCGGCGGATTTCGGTATCGACTTTCCCGACAAACTCGAAGGTGGGGGGGGCAACGGTGGCCAGGAGACTTCCGATGATTGCGGCCAACTGGTGGCCATCGTAAGGGACATGTCCGACACGCACGAGGATTTCGAGCGGGGGGAGTACAACCTGGGCCTCTTGCAGGGGCTCGTGAAGACCTCCTTGGATGCCGATGGCAAGCCAGCCTACGCCCACAATGGGGCTACACGCATCACGAGTCAGCAGACCTTCTCGCAGTGGTACCGAGACATTCCGGGCGTCAACGAACGTTTCGAGGTTCCCTTGCCGCTGCAGCAGACCTCCGCGGGCGTTTTTGTCTACGACAACGATTCGTTCTTTCCCCTGGATGACAAGGGTTTCGGCAACCAGAAACGAATCCACAACTATCACTTCACGACCGAGATCCGCGGCGGCTTCAAGTACCGCGGTGGGGAGAAGTTCAAGTTCCGGGGTGACGACGACGTTTGGGTTTTCGTCAACGGCAAGTTGGCCCTGGACTTGGGTGGCGTGCACGGAGTCGAAACAGCCACCATCGACTTCGACACGCGGGCACGGGACCTCGGCATCGAGGTGGGCAAGACGTACACCTTCGACGTCTTCCATGCCGAGCGCCACACCAAGGCCTCGAACTTCAGGATGGAAACCTCGATCGAGTGCCTCACCGTTCCCGTCTTGTGA
- a CDS encoding P-loop NTPase, with protein sequence MTDSAPSPSPIEALLTRRLLVVSGKGGVGRTTVAAALAFAAAARGKRVLVAETLGQGRLGRLLGTREPLGSAIQTIDEHIDAVNMNPTDALREYGLLTLRIEALYKVVFENRPVRAFLAAVPGLYAYSMLGKAWYHTTESRGARPRYDLVILDGPASGHALTMLKIPGSLVTAMPKGPLTQDAQSIFDLLHDPARAAMLVVTLAEELPAREALELVVSMRGQGLPMGPLVVNAVPDASWAAPELTQVLDAAGEPASDPALESTLAGVRALASRRKDAEPILQRLTQAVGLPLVTLPRLFAESMGPAETRALAEAL encoded by the coding sequence ATGACGGATTCCGCGCCTTCCCCTTCCCCGATCGAAGCTCTGCTCACCCGGCGCCTGCTGGTGGTCTCGGGCAAAGGTGGCGTGGGCCGAACCACCGTGGCGGCGGCGCTGGCGTTCGCGGCCGCCGCGCGAGGCAAACGCGTGCTCGTGGCCGAAACACTGGGGCAGGGTCGGCTGGGGCGCCTGCTCGGAACCCGCGAGCCCCTCGGCAGCGCCATTCAGACGATCGATGAGCACATCGATGCCGTCAACATGAACCCCACGGACGCTCTACGAGAGTACGGCCTTTTGACTTTGCGCATCGAAGCGCTCTACAAGGTGGTGTTCGAGAACCGCCCCGTGCGCGCGTTCCTGGCGGCCGTCCCCGGCTTGTACGCCTACTCGATGCTCGGTAAAGCCTGGTACCACACGACCGAGAGCCGAGGAGCTCGTCCTCGCTATGACCTCGTGATTCTCGACGGGCCTGCTTCTGGCCACGCGCTAACCATGCTCAAAATTCCCGGCTCCCTCGTGACGGCCATGCCGAAAGGGCCGCTCACGCAGGACGCGCAGAGCATTTTCGACCTGCTGCATGACCCTGCGCGTGCGGCCATGCTCGTGGTCACCTTGGCGGAGGAGCTGCCCGCCCGTGAAGCCCTCGAGTTGGTAGTATCGATGCGCGGGCAAGGCCTACCCATGGGGCCGCTCGTGGTCAATGCCGTGCCCGATGCCTCCTGGGCGGCACCCGAACTCACGCAGGTCCTGGACGCCGCAGGGGAGCCCGCCTCGGACCCCGCCCTCGAGAGCACCTTGGCCGGCGTGCGCGCGTTGGCTTCACGACGCAAGGACGCCGAGCCCATCCTGCAACGGCTGACACAGGCCGTTGGCCTTCCCCTCGTCACCTTGCCCCGGCTCTTTGCGGAGTCCATGGGACCTGCGGAAACGCGAGCGCTTGCCGAAGCGCTCTAA
- a CDS encoding class I SAM-dependent rRNA methyltransferase, producing MSHTEASPTPSADPNGRVILRKGRARPLWFGHPWVYANAVEKVEGTPEPGDVVSLVDGDGRFIGQGLWNPRSQIPVRVLTRDDEALDAAFFVRRLQEAQSRRAAIGLPNEDTTVYRLVNSEGDQLPGLVVDVYGKAVAVQITTLGLWQRRELVFEALAQTLAPEAIYQVAAGSYAELEGFVSVAGVARGPSHTSVSCREDGIALEVEPLVGQKTGMFIDQRPARQRVGQWARGRRVLDCYAYAGGFALQAARGQAASVTAVDSSPRAVTRIEAHAAANQVAVTAVEADVFRFLQAATPGAYDLIIVDPPKFARARKDLEAARKGYERLNTLALRAAAPGALVVSCSCSQNVSGDDLERIVAAAGKAAGRRVTLLERLGPGADHPLPPAFPEGQYLKVLCAYVD from the coding sequence ATGAGCCACACCGAAGCCTCCCCGACTCCCTCCGCCGACCCCAACGGCCGCGTCATCTTGCGCAAGGGACGGGCTCGCCCCCTGTGGTTTGGTCATCCCTGGGTCTACGCCAACGCCGTCGAGAAGGTCGAAGGCACCCCGGAGCCGGGAGACGTCGTGTCGCTGGTCGACGGCGATGGCCGGTTCATCGGTCAGGGACTTTGGAACCCGCGCTCCCAGATCCCCGTCCGCGTACTCACGCGGGACGACGAGGCCCTCGACGCGGCCTTTTTCGTGCGCCGCCTGCAGGAGGCGCAGTCCCGTCGTGCGGCCATCGGGCTGCCGAACGAAGACACCACCGTTTACCGTCTGGTCAACAGCGAAGGCGATCAGCTACCCGGGCTGGTGGTCGACGTTTACGGTAAAGCCGTGGCGGTACAAATCACCACGCTTGGTCTTTGGCAACGCCGGGAGTTGGTTTTCGAGGCGCTCGCCCAGACGCTGGCGCCCGAGGCGATCTACCAGGTCGCAGCCGGCAGCTACGCAGAGCTCGAGGGCTTCGTGAGTGTGGCGGGCGTCGCGCGCGGCCCCTCGCACACCAGCGTCTCGTGTCGCGAAGATGGGATTGCGCTCGAGGTCGAGCCGCTGGTGGGCCAGAAGACGGGGATGTTCATCGACCAGCGGCCGGCCCGCCAAAGGGTGGGGCAGTGGGCGCGGGGGCGCCGGGTGCTCGACTGTTACGCCTACGCAGGAGGTTTTGCGTTGCAAGCCGCCCGTGGCCAGGCCGCCTCGGTGACTGCCGTGGATTCGAGTCCGCGGGCCGTGACGCGCATCGAAGCCCACGCCGCGGCCAACCAGGTCGCGGTCACGGCGGTCGAAGCCGACGTCTTCCGCTTTTTGCAGGCGGCCACGCCAGGGGCCTACGATCTCATCATCGTCGACCCTCCCAAGTTCGCGCGGGCGCGCAAGGATCTGGAAGCCGCACGCAAGGGGTACGAGCGTCTCAACACCCTGGCTCTTCGCGCTGCGGCGCCCGGGGCGCTCGTGGTGTCCTGCTCGTGTTCGCAGAACGTGTCGGGCGATGATCTCGAGCGCATTGTCGCTGCGGCGGGAAAGGCTGCAGGTCGGCGTGTGACCCTGCTCGAGCGTCTTGGGCCGGGGGCTGATCACCCGCTTCCCCCGGCCTTCCCTGAAGGTCAGTACCTGAAGGTGCTGTGCGCTTACGTCGACTGA
- a CDS encoding sigma-70 family RNA polymerase sigma factor: MSVSERLLLARLRERDEEAFSQVVRLYGDRVFNLVARLVGNRSEAEDIAQEVFVTVFKSIETFRGESKFSTWLLRIAANHAKNRIKYLARRPGVGGEQADDELPSNQPRSLQAHVASPDALMEAAELGSLLERAIAELDEEHRLLLVLRDVEELAYEEICEITGLPEGTVKSRLHRARLTLKALIERHTK, from the coding sequence ATGAGCGTCTCCGAACGCCTCTTGTTGGCTCGCTTGCGAGAACGGGACGAAGAAGCCTTTTCGCAGGTGGTTCGTCTCTACGGCGATCGCGTATTCAACCTGGTCGCACGCCTCGTGGGCAACCGCAGCGAGGCAGAAGACATCGCGCAGGAGGTGTTCGTCACGGTGTTCAAGAGCATCGAGACTTTCCGTGGAGAGTCGAAGTTTTCGACGTGGCTGCTGCGCATAGCGGCCAACCACGCGAAAAATCGCATCAAGTACCTTGCCCGACGTCCCGGCGTCGGCGGCGAGCAAGCCGACGACGAGCTGCCCTCGAATCAGCCCCGTTCCCTTCAGGCGCACGTGGCCTCACCCGACGCCCTGATGGAGGCGGCCGAGCTGGGATCCTTGCTCGAGCGCGCCATTGCCGAGCTCGATGAGGAGCACCGTCTGCTGCTGGTTCTGCGTGACGTGGAGGAGCTAGCGTACGAGGAGATCTGCGAGATTACAGGCCTGCCCGAGGGTACGGTGAAGTCGCGCTTGCACCGCGCTCGCTTGACGCTCAAGGCCCTCATCGAACGGCATACGAAATGA
- the radC gene encoding DNA repair protein RadC, translated as MTSCPANDLSLSLLPASERPRERLQAMGPGALSDTELLTILVGSGTAGASAPAVAQGLLAAFGGLFGVAGALPSELQNAPGIGEARACVLQAAFELGRRVSGKRPCRGRPLGRASDVWTHLRARLALLPVEEFWALGLDVRNRVQIELCVARGSLTGVEVHPRDVFRPLIRAAVASVIFCHNHPSGDPSPSRQDIELTDRLRKVGELCGISVLDHVVVASEGFTSFAERGWA; from the coding sequence ATGACCAGCTGCCCCGCCAACGATCTCTCCCTGTCCCTGCTGCCAGCCTCCGAGCGCCCTCGCGAGCGGCTCCAGGCCATGGGTCCGGGCGCCCTCTCGGATACGGAACTGCTGACGATTCTCGTCGGGAGCGGCACGGCCGGCGCCAGCGCTCCCGCCGTCGCGCAAGGGCTCCTGGCCGCTTTCGGTGGGCTTTTTGGTGTCGCCGGCGCCCTTCCTTCCGAGCTTCAGAACGCCCCCGGCATCGGCGAGGCGCGTGCGTGTGTGCTCCAGGCGGCGTTCGAGCTCGGCCGCAGAGTGTCTGGAAAGCGGCCTTGTCGAGGGCGCCCGCTCGGACGGGCCTCCGATGTCTGGACACATCTACGCGCCCGGCTGGCGCTGCTCCCCGTGGAGGAGTTCTGGGCTTTGGGCCTCGACGTGCGCAACCGGGTGCAAATCGAGCTCTGCGTCGCCCGCGGCTCCCTGACGGGGGTGGAAGTGCATCCGCGCGACGTCTTTCGCCCCCTCATTCGCGCCGCGGTCGCCTCGGTGATCTTTTGCCACAATCACCCCTCCGGCGATCCCTCGCCGTCCCGGCAAGACATCGAACTCACCGACCGCCTCCGCAAAGTGGGTGAGCTCTGCGGAATCTCCGTACTGGACCACGTCGTGGTCGCCTCGGAGGGATTCACCAGCTTCGCCGAACGAGGCTGGGCATGA
- a CDS encoding ATP-dependent DNA helicase: MVVHPGLLVSAAPEEEHVPSPALEKALVQLREVFKIQALRPGQAKIIESVLAGRDTLAVMPTGSGKSLTYQLPSLVLDGPTLVVSPLLALIEDQYTKLVKLGVPVARIDSSRTVKERNADLEAVREGKIKLILITPESVGSPAIQEQLAGVKFSLFAVDEAHCVSQWGHDFRPSYLGLRRAAQVLGRPPILALTATATPAIADDVLVQLGMKDSEVFRVSFHRPNLAFDVRKVAGEADKLRLLGKMIQRLRRPGIIYCATTRAVDDLFIALKAGKVPVERYHGKMTAGERERAQASFMQHGRKVVMIATNAFGLGIDKPDIRYIIHYQMPGSPEAYVQEAGRAGRDGKLARCILLFQPEDIDIQEYFLKEAHPTKSQAQKVAHGLYAWSDEGKEVSVRDLAMSLALPERRVRVVLSVLEGMGVAEEVKASKWQGVNPRPAREDIDKSASVFEARRISDRRRLADMLAYMNANSCRVQMLREYFGEPAGQRCGFCDACAGLDSELFDPGDADGRTSLHDATDFKGKKRKRKKKKGGTVAPVVIVPERTFQVAIPEPLPPLPSVPVPRAAESESYVDEALWAVDAAASPLPGEAIVEGETDLWSSELSPGDQPEAPLMQTVPEALDDGVSAAAGLAPDDFDGAWASVRDAALRPFTEWLVPEPVSLPVLVAKPVVNGHSPKKASSGGGQDEGRHGRRRRKKKERGNKQQRRERRNPRDRGHRGRDRDRDRERGPRLPGFYNPGGD; encoded by the coding sequence ATGGTGGTTCACCCAGGGCTGTTGGTCTCCGCAGCACCGGAGGAGGAGCACGTTCCCTCGCCGGCCCTCGAGAAGGCGCTGGTCCAGCTCCGTGAGGTCTTCAAGATCCAGGCGCTACGGCCGGGCCAGGCCAAGATCATCGAGTCAGTTTTGGCAGGCCGAGACACCCTGGCCGTCATGCCAACGGGGTCGGGCAAGTCGCTCACCTACCAGCTGCCCTCGCTGGTACTCGACGGCCCCACTTTGGTGGTCTCTCCCTTGTTGGCTCTCATCGAGGACCAGTACACCAAGCTCGTGAAGCTCGGCGTACCGGTGGCGCGCATCGATTCGAGCCGAACCGTCAAGGAACGCAACGCCGACCTCGAGGCGGTCCGCGAAGGGAAGATCAAGTTGATCTTGATTACCCCCGAGTCCGTGGGATCGCCAGCCATTCAGGAGCAGCTGGCCGGCGTCAAGTTCAGTCTGTTCGCCGTGGACGAGGCCCACTGTGTGTCCCAGTGGGGCCACGACTTCCGCCCGTCCTATCTGGGACTGCGTCGGGCCGCCCAGGTGCTCGGTCGGCCCCCCATTCTGGCCCTTACCGCCACGGCTACACCGGCCATCGCCGATGACGTCCTGGTGCAACTCGGGATGAAGGACTCGGAGGTCTTCCGTGTGTCCTTCCATCGGCCGAACTTGGCCTTCGACGTTCGCAAAGTGGCCGGCGAGGCGGACAAGCTCCGTCTGCTCGGCAAGATGATTCAACGCCTCCGGCGTCCGGGCATCATCTATTGCGCCACCACCCGCGCCGTGGACGATCTCTTCATCGCTCTCAAGGCGGGGAAGGTCCCCGTCGAGCGCTACCACGGCAAGATGACGGCGGGTGAACGCGAAAGGGCGCAAGCGTCGTTCATGCAGCATGGCCGCAAGGTCGTGATGATCGCCACGAACGCCTTTGGTCTCGGCATCGACAAGCCCGACATCCGTTACATCATCCACTACCAGATGCCGGGGTCACCCGAGGCCTACGTGCAGGAGGCTGGGCGGGCGGGTCGTGACGGCAAGCTTGCCCGCTGCATTCTGCTCTTCCAGCCTGAAGACATAGACATTCAAGAGTACTTCCTCAAGGAAGCACACCCCACGAAGAGCCAGGCCCAAAAAGTGGCCCATGGCCTTTATGCCTGGAGCGATGAGGGCAAAGAGGTCTCCGTCCGAGATCTGGCCATGTCGCTCGCCTTGCCTGAGCGACGGGTGCGCGTGGTGCTGTCGGTGCTCGAGGGCATGGGCGTGGCCGAAGAGGTCAAGGCCTCGAAGTGGCAAGGTGTAAATCCGCGCCCCGCGCGGGAAGACATCGACAAATCGGCGAGCGTGTTCGAGGCGCGCCGAATCTCCGATCGGCGCCGGCTGGCCGACATGCTCGCCTACATGAACGCGAACAGCTGCCGCGTGCAGATGTTGCGGGAATACTTCGGCGAGCCCGCCGGACAGCGCTGCGGATTTTGCGACGCGTGTGCGGGGCTCGACAGCGAACTCTTCGACCCGGGCGACGCCGATGGCCGTACGAGCCTGCACGACGCCACTGACTTCAAGGGGAAGAAGCGCAAGCGCAAGAAGAAGAAGGGGGGAACCGTCGCGCCCGTGGTGATCGTGCCCGAGCGCACCTTTCAGGTGGCCATTCCCGAGCCTCTTCCGCCTTTGCCGTCCGTCCCTGTGCCCCGGGCTGCCGAAAGCGAGTCGTATGTCGACGAGGCGCTGTGGGCGGTCGACGCAGCGGCAAGCCCGCTGCCAGGAGAAGCCATCGTCGAAGGGGAGACTGACCTCTGGTCTTCTGAACTATCGCCGGGTGACCAGCCTGAAGCTCCGCTGATGCAGACGGTTCCGGAAGCGCTCGATGACGGCGTGTCCGCCGCTGCGGGGTTGGCCCCCGATGACTTCGACGGCGCCTGGGCTTCCGTGAGGGACGCAGCGTTGCGGCCCTTCACGGAGTGGCTGGTTCCAGAGCCGGTGTCGCTGCCCGTCTTGGTGGCCAAGCCCGTGGTCAACGGGCACAGCCCCAAAAAAGCCTCGAGTGGGGGCGGCCAGGACGAAGGCCGTCATGGGCGTCGTCGGCGAAAAAAGAAAGAGCGAGGCAACAAGCAACAGCGTCGCGAGCGCCGGAACCCTCGGGACCGCGGTCATCGTGGTCGCGATCGCGATCGAGACCGCGAACGCGGCCCCCGGTTGCCGGGCTTCTACAACCCCGGCGGGGACTAG